In one window of Catalinimonas alkaloidigena DNA:
- a CDS encoding RagB/SusD family nutrient uptake outer membrane protein, whose product MKQLSHIIAGICMLTLAACTDLDLEPQSSLTSDNAFASPDAYQAFLARVYAGLSVSGQQGPSGDPDIKGIDEGFSNYLRQYWKAQELTTDEAVIGWSDAGLSDYHDHDWTAANQFITALYNRVFYQISISNEFLQETTDEKLDSRAVGEPLRTQIRRFRAEARFLRALSYWHALDLFGPVPFYTETHPHGEAPDQASRQDVFAFVERELLAIEADLYAPRQGPYGRADRAAAWTLLAKLYLNAEVYTGQPRYGDCRVVCEQILGAGVYALTPVYLHLFRADNHTSPEIIFPITFDGLHTQTFGGMTFLTHAAVGGRMDAADYGIDGGWWGLRTTRALVERFPGGSATADGRATFYTDGQTLEIDALSDFTQGYALPKFTNRTAAGAAGSHATFPDTDFPFFRLADVYLMYAEAVVRGGGGDRVRALAYVNQLRERAYGTTEGTLTEADLTLAFLLDERSRELYWEGQRRTDLIRFGQFTTHGRWPWKGGVKEGKPTEAFRELFPLPASELLANPKLIQNPHY is encoded by the coding sequence ATGAAGCAGCTGAGCCACATCATCGCGGGAATTTGCATGCTGACGCTGGCGGCCTGTACCGACCTGGATCTGGAGCCGCAAAGCAGCCTGACCAGCGACAACGCTTTCGCTTCGCCCGATGCTTACCAGGCGTTTCTGGCGCGGGTGTACGCGGGCCTTTCAGTGAGTGGACAACAGGGCCCCTCGGGCGATCCGGACATCAAAGGTATCGACGAAGGATTCTCCAATTACCTACGGCAGTACTGGAAAGCGCAGGAGCTCACGACCGACGAGGCCGTGATCGGGTGGAGTGATGCCGGCTTGTCCGATTACCACGATCACGACTGGACGGCCGCCAACCAGTTTATCACGGCGCTCTACAACCGAGTCTTCTATCAGATCTCCATCAGCAACGAATTTTTGCAGGAAACGACGGACGAGAAATTGGACAGCCGTGCCGTTGGCGAGCCGCTGCGTACCCAGATCCGACGCTTCCGGGCCGAAGCTCGCTTTTTGCGGGCGCTCAGCTACTGGCACGCCCTTGATCTGTTTGGGCCCGTGCCGTTCTATACCGAAACGCATCCCCACGGCGAAGCGCCCGATCAGGCATCGCGGCAGGACGTCTTTGCGTTTGTGGAGCGGGAACTGCTGGCGATAGAAGCCGATCTGTACGCCCCCCGGCAAGGGCCGTACGGTCGGGCTGACCGGGCTGCGGCGTGGACGCTGCTGGCCAAGTTGTACCTGAATGCGGAAGTCTACACCGGCCAGCCGCGGTATGGCGATTGTCGGGTCGTCTGCGAGCAAATTCTGGGCGCGGGTGTCTATGCACTGACGCCGGTGTACCTGCACCTGTTCCGGGCCGACAACCACACGTCGCCGGAAATCATCTTTCCCATTACGTTTGACGGACTGCATACCCAGACGTTCGGCGGCATGACGTTCCTGACGCATGCGGCGGTGGGGGGGCGCATGGACGCGGCCGACTACGGCATCGACGGTGGGTGGTGGGGCCTGCGGACGACCCGCGCCCTGGTGGAGCGTTTCCCGGGGGGAAGTGCAACGGCCGACGGACGGGCCACGTTCTATACCGACGGGCAGACGCTGGAGATCGACGCTTTGTCGGATTTTACGCAGGGATATGCCCTGCCCAAGTTCACGAACCGGACGGCCGCAGGCGCGGCGGGCTCGCATGCTACGTTCCCCGACACCGATTTTCCGTTTTTTCGATTGGCCGATGTCTACCTGATGTATGCCGAGGCGGTAGTACGGGGCGGTGGGGGCGACCGGGTTCGGGCGCTTGCGTACGTTAACCAGCTTCGCGAACGGGCGTACGGCACAACCGAAGGGACGCTGACCGAAGCGGATCTGACGCTGGCGTTTCTCCTGGACGAGCGGTCGCGGGAGTTGTACTGGGAAGGCCAACGCCGGACTGACCTGATTCGTTTCGGGCAGTTTACCACCCACGGGCGCTGGCCCTGGAAAGGGGGCGTGAAAGAAGGCAAGCCCACCGAAGCGTTCCGCGAATTATTCCCGCTGCCGGCCTCCGAACTGCTGGCCAATCCTAAATTGATACAAAATCCTCATTACTAA
- a CDS encoding PAS domain-containing protein, protein MQAPVAIGIYLGEQHVIQFANPRMCEIWGRSFQQVINTPLFKALPEVSGQGFEEILADVYHRGVPFTGDELPATLQRNGKLELAYFNILYDPLRNEQNEVYGVLQTAIEVTELVEARKKAEYNEETLKVALEAARMGTFLVDFVHQSLTTSKSYDQIFGYADGDFVWDQTRFWRHVLPEDRPELEAVYQRGLQEGTLDFETRIRWEDGSLHWVQVKGKISFNLKGNPMHLTGIVMDITEQRQAAERERQLAAEQAARLEAERQGKILHDLFMHAPALICILNGPTHTFTLVNPLYQQLFPGRQLLGVPLLEALPELTGQPIEGIINQVYETGETFVGKEVPVELKRDDTRQLVTTYFNFVYQAMRDKDENVSGILVFAFDVTEQLLARKQIEHNAESLRLALEAGSMGTWDLDLVRQTTVRTIQHDAIFGYERLLDHWDYESFMRHVLPQYKEEVARAFQKSYASGELNFETRIQTIDNHLRWIAVRGRTFYQDAQPIRMAGVVMDITSRKRVEEQLQQLTEELASSNEELLAANEEIRAGMEELSLANKQLRLINADLDNFIYTASHDLKAPILNIEGLMKLLVRNLPIESLENQTVTKIMSSIDNSVKRFQTTIEELANITKLQRESEEPVLIEFATVVRDVLLDLQTQVEEAEPHIETHFEACQPLRFSYKNLKSVCYNLISNAIKYRAPERPLTISITCYQEASYQVLEVEDNGLGMKEENIPKVFSMFKRLHTHVEGSGVGLYLVKRIVDNAGGKVEVESEEGVGTTFRVLLPMD, encoded by the coding sequence ATGCAGGCTCCGGTTGCCATCGGAATTTACCTCGGTGAGCAGCACGTCATTCAGTTTGCCAACCCCCGCATGTGCGAGATTTGGGGGCGCAGCTTCCAACAGGTGATCAATACGCCACTCTTCAAAGCATTGCCCGAAGTCAGCGGACAGGGATTTGAGGAGATTCTGGCCGACGTGTACCATCGGGGAGTGCCTTTTACGGGCGACGAGTTGCCGGCCACCCTGCAACGGAACGGCAAGCTGGAACTGGCATACTTCAACATCCTGTATGATCCGCTGCGCAACGAGCAGAACGAAGTGTACGGCGTTTTGCAAACCGCCATCGAAGTGACCGAATTGGTGGAAGCGCGTAAAAAGGCCGAGTACAACGAGGAAACCCTGAAAGTCGCGCTGGAAGCCGCCCGCATGGGTACTTTCCTGGTCGATTTTGTGCACCAATCCTTAACCACTTCCAAAAGCTACGACCAGATTTTTGGCTATGCCGACGGCGACTTCGTCTGGGATCAGACGCGCTTCTGGCGCCATGTGCTGCCGGAAGATCGGCCCGAGCTCGAAGCGGTCTACCAACGAGGCTTGCAAGAAGGCACGCTTGATTTCGAAACGCGCATTCGGTGGGAAGACGGAAGTCTGCACTGGGTGCAGGTCAAGGGTAAAATATCCTTCAACCTCAAGGGAAATCCGATGCACCTGACGGGCATCGTCATGGACATTACGGAGCAGCGACAGGCCGCCGAACGCGAACGGCAACTGGCCGCCGAACAGGCCGCCCGCTTGGAAGCCGAACGGCAAGGGAAAATCCTCCACGATTTGTTCATGCACGCTCCGGCGCTGATCTGCATTCTGAATGGGCCGACCCACACCTTTACGTTGGTGAATCCCCTTTACCAACAGTTATTTCCGGGGCGGCAGTTACTTGGGGTGCCGTTGCTGGAGGCCTTGCCGGAATTGACCGGCCAGCCCATCGAGGGCATCATCAACCAGGTCTATGAAACCGGCGAGACGTTTGTCGGCAAAGAAGTCCCTGTGGAACTGAAGCGGGACGACACGCGCCAGCTGGTAACTACCTATTTCAACTTCGTCTACCAGGCCATGCGCGACAAGGACGAGAACGTCAGTGGCATTTTGGTCTTTGCGTTCGATGTGACGGAACAATTGCTGGCCCGCAAACAGATCGAGCACAATGCAGAGAGCCTGCGGCTGGCCCTGGAGGCCGGCAGTATGGGCACCTGGGATCTGGATCTGGTCCGGCAGACTACCGTTCGGACGATCCAGCACGATGCCATTTTCGGTTACGAACGCCTGCTCGATCACTGGGATTACGAGAGCTTTATGCGCCACGTGCTGCCGCAGTACAAAGAGGAAGTCGCCCGTGCTTTTCAGAAATCGTACGCGAGCGGTGAACTTAACTTTGAAACGCGCATCCAGACCATCGATAACCATTTGCGGTGGATTGCCGTACGCGGCCGCACGTTCTACCAGGACGCGCAACCGATCCGCATGGCCGGGGTCGTGATGGACATCACTTCGCGCAAGCGGGTCGAAGAGCAGTTGCAGCAACTGACCGAAGAGCTGGCCAGCAGCAATGAAGAATTGCTGGCCGCCAACGAAGAGATTCGGGCGGGTATGGAAGAGCTTTCGCTGGCCAACAAGCAGCTGCGGCTGATCAATGCCGATCTGGACAATTTCATTTATACCGCCTCGCACGACCTGAAAGCGCCCATCCTCAACATCGAAGGGCTGATGAAACTTCTGGTGCGCAACCTGCCGATCGAGAGCCTGGAGAACCAGACGGTCACCAAGATCATGAGCTCGATCGACAATTCGGTCAAGCGATTCCAAACTACTATCGAAGAGCTGGCCAACATCACCAAGCTCCAGCGCGAATCCGAAGAGCCCGTGCTGATCGAGTTTGCGACGGTGGTGCGGGACGTACTGCTCGACTTGCAGACGCAGGTAGAAGAAGCAGAACCGCACATCGAAACGCATTTTGAAGCCTGCCAGCCCCTGCGCTTCTCCTATAAAAACTTGAAGAGTGTTTGTTACAACCTGATTTCCAACGCCATAAAGTACCGGGCACCAGAGCGTCCCCTAACGATTTCGATCACTTGTTACCAGGAAGCAAGTTATCAGGTGCTGGAGGTAGAAGACAACGGGTTGGGCATGAAAGAAGAAAACATTCCGAAGGTGTTCAGCATGTTCAAGCGGCTGCATACGCACGTCGAGGGGTCGGGCGTAGGGCTTTACCTAGTTAAGCGCATCGTCGACAACGCCGGCGGCAAGGTCGAGGTGGAAAGTGAGGAAGGCGTCGGGACCACGTTCCGCGTTCTGTTGCCCATGGACTGA
- a CDS encoding RrF2 family transcriptional regulator — translation MLSKKTKYAINALVRLAKEKERGPILISEISERENIPKKFLEAILLDLKNAGVLGSKKGRGGGYYLLRDPAEVNLADVIRLFDGALALLPCVTYKYYERCEECRDEETCGIRDVIAQVRDQTVKILKDNTLADIIRREETLKITP, via the coding sequence ATGCTTTCTAAAAAAACCAAATATGCGATCAATGCCCTGGTTCGTCTCGCCAAGGAGAAAGAGCGTGGGCCCATTCTGATCAGTGAAATCTCGGAGCGGGAAAACATTCCCAAGAAATTTCTGGAAGCCATTCTGCTGGACCTGAAAAATGCGGGTGTGCTGGGTAGCAAAAAAGGGAGGGGTGGAGGCTATTACCTGCTGCGCGATCCGGCGGAGGTCAATCTGGCGGACGTGATCCGTCTGTTCGACGGGGCGCTGGCGCTGTTGCCCTGCGTAACGTATAAGTATTACGAGCGTTGTGAAGAGTGTCGCGACGAAGAAACCTGCGGCATCCGCGACGTGATTGCGCAAGTGCGTGACCAAACGGTGAAGATCCTGAAAGACAACACATTAGCGGACATCATACGCCGGGAAGAGACGCTGAAGATCACGCCCTGA
- a CDS encoding TonB-dependent receptor — MKQVRFLLFLLVLVTAIAPWVRAQNSPVLITGQVHDTQTQEPLIGVNVMVQGTVTGTITDADGNFSLRTQLRLPLVLVFSMVGFEPREVTLNSANTGLNVSLNAQTVLADEVVVTASRVEERIARSPVAIDKLDIRAIKETPAPTFFDALESVKGIQMTTSSMGFKVPNARGFNNTTNARFTQLVDGTDVQSPGIGAPIANTLGPTELDIESIEIMPGASSALYGMNALNGMINIQTKSPFLYQGLSVYQKVAVNHINDPDLPAKPFTETALRYAKAFNDRFAVKINLGYTRGTDWVANDTRDLNPDANASVGLTGADNPGLDPINSYGNENSNRRNLEVDGKLYQVRRTGYYDREITNYNIENIKADVALHYRLTERLEAIYTYKVGRADANYTRGNRIGLDDFLLQQHRVELKGPRFLLRAYEVHENSGNSYNMRPLGENLDRSFKSDDVWFADYKTALTTQLDAGVAQAEAHRLARQAADAGRFQPGTPEFEAERKRLIGINNWDQGAWLLMKNRFYQAEGQYDLSELVNNRFNLLVGADHRTYVIYPDGNSFINPDEPGENLYYSKTGGFVQISRTMLDKRLKVTGSLRLDKADYFKSKLNPRVSVVYTANEVHNFRVSYQNGYRFPTIFEGFSYVNNGGIRRLGGLPLMSQRDQIFENSYVRSSVDAFQKAVVSDVNTLGLTREEAALKNKDLLLRNTYTYLQPEHIHAFDAGYRASLFNNKLYVDVDLYFNIYSNFIDQLEVAVPNRGTIGQVQEGGVDSTLFQMVDTRTQERYRMWTNSTSITYNYGASVGLAYNLYKNYTLSGNLSYAVLDRVAKRDPLEAAFNTPQYIVNMSFGNRQVLKNLGYNLAWHWQDAFLWKASLANGTVPAYQTVDAQVTYRVPSWKATAKLGGSNLLNHRYVQYIGGPTVGAIYYLALTFDGLLN, encoded by the coding sequence ATGAAACAGGTACGCTTTCTTCTTTTCCTCCTGGTGCTGGTCACGGCGATTGCCCCGTGGGTCCGCGCGCAAAACAGCCCCGTATTGATCACCGGACAGGTCCACGATACCCAAACGCAGGAACCCCTGATTGGCGTCAACGTCATGGTCCAGGGCACCGTAACCGGTACCATCACCGATGCCGACGGAAATTTCAGCCTGCGTACGCAGTTGCGCCTGCCGCTGGTGCTGGTCTTTTCGATGGTGGGATTCGAGCCTCGGGAGGTCACGCTCAACAGCGCTAACACCGGCCTGAACGTTTCGCTCAATGCACAGACCGTCCTGGCCGACGAAGTGGTGGTTACGGCTTCGCGGGTAGAAGAACGCATTGCGCGGTCGCCGGTCGCCATCGATAAGCTCGACATTCGGGCCATCAAGGAGACACCCGCCCCGACCTTTTTCGATGCGCTGGAAAGCGTGAAGGGCATTCAGATGACAACGTCGAGCATGGGCTTCAAGGTGCCGAACGCGCGTGGCTTCAACAATACGACCAACGCGCGTTTTACCCAACTGGTCGACGGAACCGACGTGCAGTCGCCCGGCATCGGAGCACCGATTGCAAACACACTCGGCCCGACGGAACTCGATATTGAAAGTATTGAAATTATGCCCGGGGCTTCGTCGGCCCTCTACGGCATGAATGCCCTGAACGGAATGATCAACATCCAGACCAAAAGCCCATTCCTTTACCAGGGCCTGAGCGTCTACCAGAAAGTGGCAGTCAACCACATCAACGATCCCGATCTGCCGGCAAAGCCGTTTACCGAAACGGCCCTGCGCTACGCCAAGGCCTTTAACGACCGCTTTGCTGTTAAAATCAACCTGGGGTACACACGAGGCACCGACTGGGTCGCCAACGATACGCGCGACCTGAACCCGGATGCCAACGCTTCGGTAGGCCTGACCGGTGCCGATAATCCGGGGCTGGACCCGATCAACAGCTATGGCAACGAAAACTCGAACCGGCGTAACCTTGAGGTCGACGGAAAGCTTTATCAGGTGCGGCGCACAGGCTATTACGATCGGGAGATCACTAACTACAACATCGAAAACATCAAAGCCGATGTGGCCCTGCACTACCGTCTGACCGAGCGCCTGGAGGCCATCTATACCTACAAAGTGGGTCGTGCCGACGCCAATTACACGCGCGGGAACCGCATTGGCCTCGACGACTTTCTGCTGCAACAGCACCGGGTGGAACTGAAGGGCCCGCGTTTCCTGCTGCGCGCTTACGAAGTGCACGAAAATTCCGGCAATAGCTACAACATGCGTCCGCTGGGCGAAAACCTGGATCGCTCCTTCAAGTCAGACGACGTGTGGTTTGCCGACTATAAAACGGCGCTGACGACACAGCTCGACGCCGGCGTAGCGCAGGCAGAAGCCCACCGGCTGGCGCGTCAGGCTGCCGATGCGGGTCGATTCCAGCCCGGCACGCCGGAGTTTGAGGCGGAACGCAAACGGCTGATCGGCATCAACAACTGGGACCAGGGCGCCTGGTTGCTCATGAAAAACCGCTTCTATCAGGCCGAAGGGCAGTACGACCTGAGCGAGCTGGTCAACAACCGGTTCAACCTGCTGGTGGGAGCCGACCACCGAACCTATGTAATTTATCCGGACGGCAACAGTTTCATCAATCCGGACGAGCCAGGCGAAAATCTGTACTACAGCAAGACCGGCGGTTTTGTGCAGATAAGCCGGACGATGCTGGACAAACGCCTGAAGGTGACGGGATCGTTGCGCCTCGACAAGGCCGACTATTTCAAAAGCAAACTCAACCCACGGGTTTCGGTGGTGTATACGGCCAATGAAGTGCACAACTTCCGGGTTTCGTACCAGAACGGCTATCGCTTTCCGACCATTTTCGAAGGGTTTTCGTACGTGAACAACGGCGGCATCCGGCGCCTGGGAGGCTTGCCCCTGATGTCGCAGCGGGATCAGATTTTCGAAAACTCGTACGTGCGCTCGTCGGTCGATGCGTTCCAAAAAGCGGTGGTGAGCGATGTCAATACCCTGGGACTGACCCGCGAAGAAGCGGCACTGAAGAACAAAGATCTCCTGCTCCGCAACACCTACACTTATCTGCAACCCGAGCACATCCACGCGTTCGATGCGGGCTATCGCGCTTCGCTTTTCAACAACAAGCTGTACGTCGATGTGGATTTGTATTTCAACATCTACAGCAACTTCATCGATCAGCTGGAGGTCGCGGTGCCCAACCGGGGAACCATCGGGCAGGTACAGGAAGGGGGCGTCGATTCCACCCTTTTCCAGATGGTCGACACCCGTACGCAGGAGCGGTACCGCATGTGGACCAATTCGACCAGCATCACGTATAACTACGGCGCTTCGGTGGGACTGGCCTACAACCTGTACAAGAATTATACGCTGAGCGGCAACCTGAGCTATGCAGTGCTGGACCGCGTCGCCAAACGCGATCCGCTCGAAGCCGCCTTCAACACGCCCCAATACATAGTCAACATGAGTTTCGGCAACCGGCAGGTGCTCAAAAACCTGGGCTATAACCTGGCCTGGCACTGGCAGGATGCCTTCCTGTGGAAAGCGTCGCTGGCCAACGGCACCGTACCGGCCTACCAAACGGTCGACGCGCAGGTGACTTACCGCGTGCCTTCCTGGAAGGCGACCGCGAAGCTGGGAGGCTCTAATCTGCTCAACCACCGTTACGTCCAGTACATCGGCGGACCTACGGTCGGCGCGATTTACTACTTGGCCCTGACGTTCGACGGCTTACTGAACTAA
- a CDS encoding sulfite exporter TauE/SafE family protein: MKRIMNQVAGVLHIPALTIGAKTYHPGRLLMLLLSLVFLYSMMLLVDWIGWGQLLAFKSVLYEHRVELLQYMAVGFVAQLIDGALGMAYGVSSTSFLLSLGLPPAAASASVHLAEVFTTGFSGLAHLTFRNVSRKLLGRLILPGMIGAAAGAYLLSSFDGDFMKPFISLYLLIMGGIIIRKALRKQSPAEQSTKNLGALAAFGGLVDAIGGGGWGPVVTTTLLGRGHHARYVIGSVNTAEFFVALTSSIFFLLMLGSQPWLIVMGLVLGGLFSAPLAAWLCQRLKPRTLMLIVGTVIILLSLRTVFTSWVL, translated from the coding sequence ATGAAACGAATCATGAACCAGGTAGCGGGCGTGTTGCACATTCCCGCCCTGACCATCGGTGCTAAAACGTACCATCCCGGGCGACTGTTGATGCTCCTGCTGTCGCTCGTGTTTCTTTACAGCATGATGTTGCTGGTCGACTGGATCGGGTGGGGGCAGCTACTCGCGTTCAAGAGCGTGCTGTACGAGCACCGCGTCGAACTTCTGCAGTACATGGCCGTCGGGTTTGTTGCGCAACTGATCGATGGCGCGCTGGGCATGGCCTACGGGGTGAGTTCCACCTCGTTTCTGCTGAGCCTGGGGTTGCCTCCGGCCGCCGCCAGCGCCAGCGTGCACCTGGCCGAGGTATTCACCACGGGTTTTTCGGGGCTGGCTCACCTCACGTTCCGAAACGTGAGCCGGAAACTGCTGGGACGGCTCATTTTGCCGGGGATGATCGGTGCGGCGGCCGGTGCCTATCTGCTGAGCAGCTTCGACGGTGATTTTATGAAACCGTTCATTTCGCTCTACCTCCTGATCATGGGGGGCATCATCATCCGCAAGGCGTTGCGCAAACAATCGCCTGCCGAGCAATCCACGAAGAACCTGGGCGCACTGGCCGCATTCGGCGGACTGGTCGATGCCATTGGTGGCGGAGGCTGGGGGCCGGTCGTGACCACCACGTTGCTGGGGCGGGGACACCACGCCCGTTACGTAATTGGGTCGGTCAATACGGCCGAGTTTTTTGTGGCGCTGACCAGCTCGATCTTCTTTCTGCTGATGCTGGGCAGCCAGCCGTGGCTCATCGTGATGGGGCTGGTGTTGGGCGGGCTCTTCTCGGCGCCGTTGGCCGCGTGGCTCTGCCAGCGCCTGAAGCCGCGCACGCTGATGCTGATCGTCGGGACGGTGATTATCCTCCTGAGCCTGCGCACCGTATTCACCAGTTGGGTACTGTAA
- a CDS encoding peroxiredoxin, translating to MALRLGDVAPDFTAETTEGTIHFHEWLGDSWGVLFSHPADFTPVCTTELGTVARYKPEFEKRNVKVIALSVDPLGSHNEWVKDINETQKTNVNYPMIADEDQHVAKLYDMIHPNASDTLTVRSVFIIGADKKIKLILTYPASTGRNFDEILRVIDSLQLTANYSVATPANWQHGQDVVISPSIKDEDIPAKFPKGHQKVKPYLRTTPQPNLD from the coding sequence ATGGCACTTCGATTAGGCGATGTAGCTCCTGATTTTACCGCTGAAACGACAGAAGGCACCATTCATTTTCACGAATGGCTGGGCGATAGCTGGGGCGTACTTTTTTCGCACCCGGCCGATTTTACGCCCGTTTGCACCACGGAACTAGGCACTGTGGCGCGCTATAAACCTGAGTTCGAAAAGCGTAATGTAAAGGTGATCGCCCTGAGTGTAGATCCGCTCGGATCGCACAACGAATGGGTAAAGGACATCAACGAAACCCAGAAAACCAACGTGAACTACCCGATGATTGCGGACGAAGATCAGCACGTGGCGAAGCTCTACGACATGATCCACCCCAATGCGTCGGACACGCTGACCGTACGTTCGGTGTTCATCATCGGAGCCGATAAAAAAATAAAGCTGATTCTGACGTATCCGGCCTCAACCGGGCGCAATTTCGACGAGATTCTGCGGGTGATCGACAGCTTGCAGCTCACGGCGAATTATAGTGTGGCGACTCCCGCCAACTGGCAGCACGGGCAGGACGTGGTGATTTCGCCTTCGATCAAGGACGAAGACATTCCGGCCAAGTTTCCGAAAGGTCACCAGAAGGTGAAGCCGTACCTGCGTACGACGCCGCAGCCTAACCTGGACTAG
- a CDS encoding TolC family protein codes for MKKLFCLLLGTCVAFSAAAQTDTLTFEQAVRIARQQNLDLRLLENQLDLNEAQRAQAYANFLPSASLYSNAFRSKGLYFDQSTGRLFTTTLEQMNAGFTANLNLFQGFGRINQLRASQAQVIAQRKGIEQQRQQLVSLVAQNYLQVLLDRELVAIAQQNLDDQQQLETLLENYAEIGTRPITDYYNQRAQVKKLALQLIQAKNKYRVDQAQFIQLLQLPPTRPFYLSSPQSVENSIQLENNSLDLNEMYDLALQNRPDVQQQEKLIEAWQSNLQVQRASYMPTLSAFYEYATRYSTSVRQQNPAGEESVVPFDEQFWVRNPNTYYGLSLSIPIFSRYQTRTTVIRAKTQLREAQLNEEKLKRTIFTDIQTALLEYQAAVEQLDAAKISVEAAQLAYEAQNERFKLGAGDFVELYTANTNLVQAKSELAQARFANVFRKIMLDYQTGQLREDFIE; via the coding sequence ATGAAAAAACTCTTCTGTCTCCTGCTTGGAACGTGCGTCGCCTTTTCGGCCGCGGCACAGACCGACACCCTCACGTTCGAGCAGGCCGTGCGCATTGCCCGTCAGCAGAACCTGGACCTGCGGTTGCTCGAAAACCAGTTGGACCTGAACGAAGCACAACGCGCGCAGGCTTACGCCAACTTTCTGCCCAGTGCATCTCTCTACTCTAATGCGTTTCGCTCCAAAGGGTTGTACTTCGACCAGTCGACCGGGCGGCTGTTTACGACAACGCTCGAACAGATGAATGCTGGTTTTACGGCCAACCTGAACTTGTTCCAAGGGTTTGGGCGGATCAACCAACTGCGGGCGAGTCAGGCACAGGTCATCGCGCAACGCAAAGGCATCGAACAACAGCGCCAGCAACTCGTCTCGCTGGTTGCGCAGAATTACCTGCAAGTCCTCCTGGACCGTGAGTTGGTCGCCATCGCGCAGCAGAACCTGGACGACCAGCAGCAACTGGAAACGCTGCTCGAAAACTATGCGGAAATTGGCACACGCCCCATTACCGACTATTACAACCAGCGGGCTCAGGTCAAAAAACTGGCGTTACAGTTAATCCAGGCCAAGAACAAATATCGGGTCGATCAGGCCCAGTTCATCCAATTGCTACAGCTCCCGCCTACCCGCCCCTTTTACCTCAGCAGCCCGCAATCGGTCGAAAACAGCATTCAGCTCGAAAACAACAGCCTGGATCTGAACGAAATGTACGATCTGGCCCTACAAAACCGACCCGATGTGCAGCAGCAGGAAAAGCTGATCGAAGCCTGGCAGAGCAATTTGCAAGTGCAGCGGGCCAGCTACATGCCTACGCTTTCGGCGTTCTACGAATACGCGACCCGCTACTCCACCTCCGTACGGCAGCAAAACCCGGCGGGCGAGGAAAGTGTGGTTCCGTTCGACGAGCAATTCTGGGTTCGTAACCCTAACACCTATTATGGTCTGAGTCTGAGCATCCCGATTTTCAGTCGTTACCAGACCCGCACCACAGTAATTCGCGCCAAAACTCAACTGCGCGAAGCCCAGCTCAACGAAGAGAAGCTGAAACGGACCATCTTTACCGACATACAGACGGCGCTGCTGGAATACCAGGCCGCTGTCGAACAACTCGATGCCGCTAAAATCAGTGTTGAGGCGGCGCAACTCGCGTACGAGGCGCAGAACGAGCGGTTCAAGTTGGGCGCGGGCGATTTTGTAGAACTGTATACGGCCAACACCAACCTCGTGCAAGCCAAGTCCGAACTGGCGCAGGCCCGTTTTGCCAACGTATTTCGCAAGATTATGCTCGATTACCAGACGGGCCAGTTGCGCGAAGATTTTATTGAATAA
- a CDS encoding ABC transporter ATP-binding protein, producing MIQLRHIDKYYRTKLHQTFVLKDINLEIEKGEFVTIMGPSGSGKSTLMNIIGMLDEPSEGEYYFAGEPVHTFSERKRSDLHKNNIGFIFQAYHLIDELTVYENIETPLLYKKVKSDDRKRIVSDLLDRFNIVAKRDLFPHQLSGGQQQLVGVARALAVQPKLLLADEPTGNLHSEQGRKIMELFQKLNQEEGITILQVTHSEENAQYGGRIVQLLDGMVVSDEKTQPISANSSLS from the coding sequence ATGATTCAGCTCCGACACATCGACAAGTACTACCGCACCAAACTCCACCAGACTTTTGTACTGAAAGATATCAATTTGGAGATTGAAAAAGGAGAATTTGTGACCATCATGGGGCCTAGCGGATCGGGGAAATCCACGCTGATGAACATCATCGGCATGCTCGACGAACCCTCCGAAGGCGAGTACTACTTTGCAGGCGAACCGGTGCATACGTTCAGCGAACGGAAACGGTCGGATCTCCACAAGAACAACATCGGGTTCATCTTCCAGGCCTATCACCTCATCGACGAGCTGACGGTTTACGAAAACATCGAGACGCCGCTGCTTTATAAGAAAGTAAAATCGGACGACCGCAAGCGCATTGTGTCTGACCTGCTCGACCGCTTCAACATCGTCGCCAAACGCGACCTGTTTCCGCACCAGCTTTCGGGCGGACAGCAGCAGCTGGTGGGCGTGGCCCGGGCACTGGCTGTGCAACCGAAGCTTCTGCTGGCCGACGAACCTACGGGAAATTTGCACTCGGAACAGGGCCGAAAAATCATGGAGCTGTTCCAGAAGCTGAATCAGGAAGAAGGCATTACGATCCTGCAGGTAACGCACTCGGAAGAGAACGCACAGTACGGCGGGCGCATCGTGCAATTGTTGGACGGCATGGTCGTCAGCGATGAAAAAACTCAACCCATCAGCGCCAACTCGTCTTTGTCATGA